The bacterium DNA window GTCTATCGTGGTCCTTTCCAATAAGGAAATAATAGGAGTTAAAGAAGTCTCTTCCTATGTGAAAGAGTCTCGTATTGAAGAGACTATAAACATAAAAGGACCAATGCAGTTAGATGAAATAGAGAAAATTGCTATAAATCATACTTTGAAAAAAGCCGGAGGTAATCAATCTGAAGCGGCTAAAATACTAGGAATAAGCAGAAAAACCCTTCGCAGAAAACTATCGTAAAATAGTTTATGGTGTATGGTTTTTAGTATTTAGGATATAGTGGAGGGCAACATCCAATAACCAATTTCGCAACTATCATTGCGGGACAAGCACATAGAGTACGGGGCACAGCGACCATTTATGGATAGATTGCCACGCTCCCCGACCATTTTCCCGCCACTGAAGATTTGGCGAACAGAACTATATCGACAGGGCAGATCTGCCACTGAAACAATAGCAAGGCAAGCCAAAAACCAAACGCTAAATACCATATACTAAGTCAGTGGGTCAAAAAGTCCCAGTTTATCCAACAAATCCTAGAAATTGTATCAAATAGTCCCAAAATAATAGTTTATAGTTGATAGTCTATGGTTGATGGTTTATCGTTTATAAAAAAACTGGATTTAAAAATAAAAAATACAACCTCTCCGCAAGTTGTTTTTTCACTATATACTATCAACTATAAACCATAAACTATTTTGCATGGCATAAACTTTGCGTAGTGTATAACAGTGACAATAGTATGAAAATATTTAAAAGGAGGATACATTAATGTCAAAAGTAATCGGAATAGACCTTGGGACAACGAATTCTTGTATGGCAGTTATGGAAGGCGGAAAACCAACAGTAATCTCAAACATTGAAGGCGGAAGAACTACTTCTTCTGTAGCAGCAATTACAAAATCAGGAGAAAGACTTGTAGGTCCTGCAGCAAAAAGACAGGCAATTATAAATCCCCAAAATACTGTTACATCTATAAAAAGATTTATGGGAAGAAAATATGCCGAAGTGCCCAAAGAAATTGATATTGTAGGATATAAAGTAGAA harbors:
- a CDS encoding Hsp70 family protein, with amino-acid sequence MSKVIGIDLGTTNSCMAVMEGGKPTVISNIEGGRTTSSVAAITKSGERLVGPAAKRQAIINPQNTVTSIKRFMGRKYAEVPKEIDIVGYKVEKDSEGNAVAVMGDKKYKPAEISAMILQKLKQDAESYLGEKVTQAVITVPAYFN